In Fibrobacter sp. UWR2, the following are encoded in one genomic region:
- a CDS encoding prepilin-type N-terminal cleavage/methylation domain-containing protein: MKNCKGFTLMEVLVSFAVLTTTGVAMFSFLYPGKIENQAWVNDYGAELSKITLLSAPALKDTTYQHIDGNGIHWEIKCIVSSFDTETCATAVSIRNKADTTRAQHLCRFRSKK; encoded by the coding sequence ATGAAAAACTGTAAGGGATTTACACTCATGGAAGTTCTCGTCAGTTTTGCCGTACTGACAACTACGGGCGTGGCGATGTTCAGCTTCTTGTACCCGGGGAAAATCGAAAACCAGGCCTGGGTAAACGACTACGGAGCAGAACTTTCCAAGATAACGCTGTTATCGGCCCCGGCACTGAAAGATACTACATACCAGCACATCGACGGCAACGGCATACACTGGGAAATAAAGTGCATAGTATCTAGCTTCGATACGGAAACATGCGCGACGGCAGTTTCCATACGCAACAAAGCAGACACCACCAGGGCACAGCACCTCTGCAGGTTCAGGAGCAAAAAATGA
- a CDS encoding type II secretion system protein, which yields MKKGFTLIELVVTISVAGIFSTFAMNYYLQAIKAKQAMVEKHDEYFEYNVVKSKLKRALLDYEGECKGGKYTFKADQSNFEQPTVPAAGLECKVLDHSRVLVYYLGKLDSSSKKLVGFSTVLAK from the coding sequence ATGAAAAAGGGATTCACGCTCATTGAACTTGTAGTAACCATAAGCGTAGCCGGGATATTCTCGACATTCGCCATGAACTACTACCTGCAAGCCATCAAGGCCAAGCAAGCCATGGTCGAAAAGCACGACGAATACTTCGAGTACAATGTAGTCAAAAGCAAGCTGAAGCGCGCCCTGTTGGATTACGAAGGCGAATGCAAAGGAGGCAAGTACACCTTCAAGGCCGATCAGAGCAATTTTGAACAGCCCACAGTCCCTGCCGCAGGGCTTGAATGCAAGGTTCTCGACCACAGTCGCGTACTCGTTTACTACCTGGGGAAGCTGGATTCGAGTTCAAAAAAACTCGTTGGGTTCAGCACAGTCCTTGCAAAATAG
- a CDS encoding PD40 domain-containing protein codes for MFFDAKKFLCCATALLAVAANAAGFYGNQSDIKWKTAGTTHFQFIYPQEYTEHASRLSSYAEAVYDSVVGRYKKDLPGRVNAVLNNALYSNGSAVPSENALNLWLTNWDFKVRSSHGWIADVITHEFSHLVSIENGSKLLPNIYGLQIGYTDYYNERITSDFTSFVPFTLQPLWFAEGTAQFESARMGFDAWDSHRDMLLRVAALNDTLLPLEYMHDFADNSLFAELGPYTQGFALVRYIAKHYGEDAVPKIWTELSNPYRVTLDGALKKILGIGEKELYEAWKKEITEAYKAQKDSLGPLVEGKKLTTEAFWQDFPVVAGKNLYGVSNFGGPWFDGAVFKMPLEPDSASEDSTANKIPASAEMTKKNEKVDGVEIGQISIEEEEGDSTIDISDYAKSGFRAKKPWFDKGIDVYDAPEKGPILAYVTFQNRDKDGHAHFDIAVSDTNKNKLTLTYLVDAVYPAFSPKGNEVAFVRREPFSTRFVLSKVPFTADFSEYTAEDPIDIYVPDAKFRYYNIYSPKYSPDGKRIAFSFFDDVHRGIAVIDADGKNMKVVSTEGYDERDVNWIDDSKIVFASNRNGIFNLIEKNIDTGNERPLTNVVGGAFTPVLAGDTLYFTQYDKDGFSLYKLQYTPVAMVNDTTVNVTERDSVLQVADTAWNNCEATDSTKIPASAGMTKEGASAGMTKEDAPVDSIAALANCTTEPTVTMRDSIIKVYDTTYTITQRPAPSEIVLKGTLPPKIEKHIELEDREFAGAERDYKPIPTVPMFIPILSFNENAPDLTVFGEGQLKAKAGLAVILSDPLKKNTIQLGLLLELGQGFDYINTDGLNPKQEKEFFVAWENHSTPIDFALSYTYANYTSMDTVRYEDVRQHDGDSLGMDHYAIPMQAIVGGAGYSIFKSSDTLQIALGYDWADFNLYEDNFSWTYQKRFTAMALFGLYGDEEGEDGTGISGQGNGITAYYQYSNSNLYRPGTFAESFYVTESGSIKPKYRNFNINEFGINLYGSIQSPLTGARLAAGAKLAGIFHWDTDAKEDTLDSYYYSPVLLEGYPYLRNSESYTRAGTKTAMAELHYLFPIYDDWRKGFWIFETRGFYIDAFAQIGAAWNSKWFDTDKFTDHDFWDRSVGLSFRWSNKIFYSIPFDISLTFARALSRIGDENGRDGSWKPSPIDVPLLPDVASPTRIKFAIGMGFVNSWQ; via the coding sequence ATGTTTTTTGACGCGAAGAAATTTTTGTGTTGTGCTACGGCACTCCTTGCGGTAGCCGCGAATGCTGCCGGTTTTTACGGTAACCAGAGCGATATCAAGTGGAAGACCGCCGGCACGACGCACTTCCAGTTTATTTACCCGCAGGAATATACCGAGCACGCCTCTCGCCTTTCTTCGTATGCAGAAGCCGTCTACGATTCTGTCGTGGGCCGCTACAAGAAGGATTTACCGGGCCGCGTGAACGCCGTGCTCAATAACGCGCTCTACAGCAACGGCAGTGCCGTCCCGAGTGAAAACGCGCTAAACCTGTGGCTCACCAACTGGGATTTCAAGGTCCGCAGCAGCCACGGCTGGATTGCCGACGTCATCACGCACGAATTCAGCCACTTGGTAAGTATCGAAAACGGTAGCAAGCTGCTCCCAAATATCTACGGCCTGCAAATCGGCTACACCGACTATTACAACGAGCGCATCACCAGCGACTTCACAAGTTTTGTCCCCTTTACGCTGCAGCCGCTCTGGTTTGCCGAGGGCACGGCTCAGTTTGAATCCGCCCGCATGGGGTTTGACGCCTGGGACAGCCACCGCGACATGCTACTGCGCGTCGCCGCACTGAACGATACCCTGCTCCCGCTCGAATACATGCACGACTTTGCCGACAATTCGCTGTTTGCCGAACTCGGGCCCTACACGCAGGGGTTCGCACTCGTACGCTACATCGCGAAGCACTACGGTGAAGATGCCGTCCCGAAAATCTGGACGGAGCTTTCGAATCCCTACCGCGTAACACTCGACGGAGCGCTTAAGAAAATTCTCGGAATTGGCGAAAAAGAACTCTACGAAGCCTGGAAAAAAGAAATTACCGAAGCTTACAAGGCGCAGAAGGATTCCCTCGGGCCACTCGTCGAAGGCAAGAAGCTAACTACCGAAGCCTTCTGGCAGGACTTCCCCGTAGTCGCAGGCAAGAACCTCTACGGCGTTTCCAACTTTGGCGGGCCGTGGTTCGACGGCGCGGTTTTCAAGATGCCGCTAGAACCTGATTCCGCTTCCGAGGACTCTACCGCGAATAAGATTCCCGCCTCCGCGGAGATGACGAAGAAAAATGAAAAAGTTGACGGTGTCGAAATCGGGCAGATTTCCATCGAGGAAGAGGAAGGCGACTCCACCATCGACATTAGCGACTACGCGAAGAGCGGGTTCCGCGCGAAGAAGCCCTGGTTCGACAAGGGCATCGACGTGTACGACGCCCCGGAAAAAGGCCCGATTCTTGCCTACGTGACGTTCCAGAACCGCGACAAGGACGGACACGCGCACTTTGACATCGCCGTGAGTGACACGAACAAGAACAAGCTTACTCTGACTTACCTTGTAGATGCCGTCTACCCCGCATTCAGCCCCAAGGGGAACGAAGTCGCCTTCGTGCGGCGCGAACCCTTCAGCACGCGCTTCGTTTTGAGCAAGGTCCCCTTCACCGCAGACTTCAGTGAATACACGGCAGAAGACCCGATAGACATCTACGTGCCCGACGCGAAATTCAGGTACTACAATATCTATAGCCCCAAGTACAGCCCCGACGGCAAGCGAATCGCCTTCAGTTTCTTCGACGACGTGCATCGCGGAATCGCCGTGATAGACGCCGACGGCAAGAACATGAAGGTCGTGAGCACCGAAGGCTACGACGAGCGCGACGTGAACTGGATTGACGACAGCAAGATCGTGTTCGCGAGCAACAGGAACGGGATATTCAACCTCATCGAGAAAAACATCGATACCGGGAACGAGCGCCCGCTCACGAACGTGGTCGGTGGCGCATTCACGCCGGTACTCGCAGGCGACACGCTCTACTTTACGCAGTACGACAAGGACGGATTCTCGCTCTACAAGCTCCAGTACACTCCAGTCGCGATGGTAAACGACACGACGGTGAACGTGACGGAACGCGACAGCGTATTGCAGGTCGCCGATACGGCCTGGAACAACTGCGAAGCAACTGATTCTACAAAGATCCCCGCCTCCGCGGGGATGACGAAGGAAGGGGCATCCGCGGGGATGACGAAGGAAGATGCCCCGGTTGACTCTATCGCGGCGCTCGCAAACTGCACGACAGAGCCAACTGTAACGATGCGCGACAGCATTATCAAGGTGTACGACACGACATACACAATCACGCAGAGGCCCGCCCCGAGCGAAATCGTGCTCAAGGGAACGCTCCCGCCCAAGATCGAGAAGCATATCGAACTCGAAGACCGCGAATTCGCTGGCGCCGAGCGCGACTACAAGCCCATCCCGACCGTTCCGATGTTCATCCCCATCCTCTCCTTCAACGAGAACGCCCCCGACCTGACCGTCTTCGGCGAAGGCCAGCTCAAGGCGAAAGCGGGCCTAGCAGTCATCCTTTCCGACCCGCTCAAAAAGAACACCATCCAGCTGGGGCTCCTACTTGAACTCGGGCAAGGCTTCGACTACATAAACACCGACGGGCTCAACCCCAAGCAGGAGAAGGAATTCTTCGTCGCATGGGAAAACCACAGCACGCCTATTGACTTCGCACTCAGCTACACATATGCGAACTACACGAGCATGGACACCGTCCGCTACGAGGATGTGCGCCAACATGACGGCGATAGCCTGGGAATGGACCATTACGCCATCCCGATGCAGGCAATCGTAGGTGGAGCAGGCTACAGCATATTCAAGTCAAGCGACACCCTGCAAATTGCACTCGGCTACGACTGGGCAGACTTCAACCTCTACGAAGACAACTTCTCGTGGACATACCAGAAGCGCTTCACCGCGATGGCGCTCTTCGGGCTCTACGGCGATGAAGAAGGCGAAGACGGCACGGGAATCAGCGGCCAGGGGAACGGCATTACAGCATACTACCAGTATTCCAACAGCAACCTTTACCGCCCGGGTACATTCGCCGAAAGTTTCTACGTCACCGAAAGCGGTTCCATCAAGCCCAAGTACAGGAACTTCAACATCAACGAGTTCGGCATCAACCTCTACGGCAGCATCCAGAGCCCGCTCACCGGTGCACGCCTTGCCGCAGGCGCCAAGCTCGCCGGAATTTTCCATTGGGATACCGACGCGAAAGAGGATACGCTCGACTCGTACTACTACAGTCCCGTACTGCTCGAAGGCTACCCCTACCTGCGAAATTCCGAAAGTTATACGCGCGCAGGCACCAAGACCGCCATGGCCGAACTCCACTACCTATTCCCCATTTACGACGACTGGCGCAAGGGATTCTGGATTTTCGAGACCCGCGGATTCTACATCGACGCCTTCGCACAGATTGGTGCTGCGTGGAATTCCAAGTGGTTCGATACGGACAAGTTCACTGACCACGATTTCTGGGACCGTTCCGTCGGCCTCTCGTTCCGGTGGAGCAACAAGATTTTCTATAGCATTCCGTTCGACATCTCG